A DNA window from Daucus carota subsp. sativus chromosome 3, DH1 v3.0, whole genome shotgun sequence contains the following coding sequences:
- the LOC108215414 gene encoding DEAD-box ATP-dependent RNA helicase 51 — translation MVDTEKISNPKPPKSEDGDMKKKRKRKRSKKESEKSVTVAEEVEVNENGDSYIEEKMELETNKKEEEHFELERQEEEKEEADETEEKKMKKMKKKKAKSGSGIMSTVSFESMSLSEPTMKAIKDMGFHYTTEIQARSMPLLIEGRDVLGAARTGSGKTLAFLVPAVELLYQLHFAPRNGTGVIIICPTRELAIQTHAVAKELLKYHSQTHGLVIGGSARKSEAERLAKGVNLLVATPGRLLDHLQNTKGFIYNRLKCLTIDEADRILEANFEEEMKQIIKILPKERQAALFSATQTKKVADLARLSLKDPVYVGVDDERKRVTNEGLEQGYCVVPCAKRFIVLYSFLKRHQSQKVMVFFSSVNSVKFHSELLKYIHVDCFDIHGQQKQQKRTTTFFDFCKAEKGILLCTDVAARGLDIPAVDWIIQYDPPDDPKEYVHRVGRTARGEGSKGNALLFLTPEELQFLSHLKAAKVPVKEYEFPEKKLANVQSHLEKLVSNNYYLNKSAKEAYRSYVLAYNSHSSKDIFNVHRLDLQGVAASFCFDNPPKVSINIDSSASKFRKTKRNDGRSRNGFSSSNPYGNRSSGH, via the exons ATGGTTGATACTGAGAAAATTTCTAACCCGAAACCCCCGAAATCGGAAGATGGGGATATGAAGAAGAAACGGAAGAGGAAGAGAAGCAAAAAAGAGAGCGAAAAATCAGTTACAGTAGCCGAAGAAGTTGAGGTGAATGAAAATGGAGATAGTTATATAGAAGAAAAAATGGAATTGGAGACGAACAAAAAGGAAGAAGAGCACTTTGAGCTTGAAcgacaagaagaagaaaaagaagaagcgGATGAGACTGaagagaagaagatgaagaagatgaagaagaagaaggcgaAAAGTGGCAGTGGAATTATGAGTACAGTCAGTTTTGAGTCGATGAGCTTGTCTGAACCTACCATGAAAGCCATTAaagatatgggttttcattacACGACTGAG ATTCAAGCTAGATCTATGCCACTTCTTATTGAAGGCAGAGACGTTCTTGGTGCTGCGAGGACGGGTTCTGGGAAGACACTTGCGTTTCTAGTACCAGCAGTTGAGTTGCTTTATCAACTTCATTTTGCTCCTCGGAACGGAACGGGAGTTATCATCATTTGCCCAACTAGGGAACTTGCCATACAG ACACATGCAGTTGCAAAGGAACTATTAAAGTATCATTCACAGACTCATGGGTTGGTCATTGGTGGTTCAGCAAGGAAGAGCGAGGCAGAAAGACTAGCTAAAGGAGTTAATTTATTGGTGGCAACCCCTGGCCGACTTCTTGATCATCTTCAAAACACCAAGGGGTTTATATACAATCGTCTAAAG TGTTTGACGATTGATGAAGCTGACAGAATATTGGAGGCAAACTTTGAAGAAGAAATgaagcaaataattaaaattttacctAAG GAGAGGCAAGCAGCCCTTTTCTCTGCTACCCAGACGAAGAAG GTTGCAGATCTGGCACGCTTATCCTTGAAAGATCCTGTCTACGTTGGTGTAGACGATGAAAGGAAGAGG GTCACTAATGAAGGACTGGAGCAAGGCTACTGTGTTGTGCCATGTGCCAAGAGATTTATTGTACTCTATTCCTTCCTAAAACGACATCAATCACAGAAAGTGATGGTTTTCTTCTCTTCAGTCAACTCCGTCAAATTTCATTCAGAATTGCTGAAGTACATTCATGTGGATTGCTTTGACATTCATGGACAACAAAAGCAGCAGAAACGAACCACTACTTTCTTTGACTTTTGTAAAGCAGAAAAAGGAATACTGTTGTGTACTGATGTTGCTGCTCGTGGTCTTGATATTCCTGCTGTG GACTGGATTATTCAATACGATCCACCGGATGATCCCAAG GAATATGTGCATAGAGTTGGTCGAACAGCTCGTGGTGAAGGTTCAAAAGGAAATGCCCTGCTTTTCCTGACACCAGAAGAGTTGCAGTTTCTCAGCCATCTTAAG GCAGCTAAGGTGCCTGTAAAAGAGTATGAATTTCCTGAAAAGAAGCTGGCTAATGTGCAATCTCATCTG GAAAAGTTAGTGTCTAACAATTATTATTTGAACAAGTCTGCTAAAGAAGCGTATAGATCTTATGTTCTGGCATACAATTCACATTCTAGCAAGGACATCTTTAATGTTCACCGCCTTGATCTGCAG GGGGTGGCAGCCTCATTTTGCTTTGATAACCCTCCAAAGGTTAGTATCAACATAGATAGTAGTGCGTCCAAATTCAGAAAGACAAAACGAAATGACGGACGAAGTCGGAATGGATTTAGCAGTAGCAATCCCTATGGGAACAGAAGTTCAGGCCATTGA